From the genome of Lotus japonicus ecotype B-129 chromosome 6, LjGifu_v1.2, one region includes:
- the LOC130725054 gene encoding uncharacterized protein LOC130725054: MSFAVTPSPFSVQLLPWETLIEPQALWDNSKLCSCGGDRQIFYWDVATGRVIRKFRGHNGEINGVKFNEYSSVIVSAGYDQSLRAWDCRSHSTEPIQIIDTFGDSVMSVRLTKIEIIGGNVDGTVRTFDIRIGSHTNWIAASPTRMLM, translated from the exons ATGTCGTTCGCCGTCACGCCGTCTCCGTTCTCAGTTCAATTACTGCCGTGGGAGACCCTGATTGAACCTCAAGCTCTCTG GGATAATTCCAAGTTATGTTCCTGCGGTGGAGATCGACAGATCTTCTATTGGGATGTTGCGACTGGTCGTGTAATTAGGAAATTTCGAGGCCATAATGGTGAG ATAAATGGTGTAAAATTCAATGAGTATTCATCTGTTATAGTTTCAGCGGGATATGATCAATCATTGCGTGCTTGGGACTGCAGATCCCACAGCACTGAGCCAATTCAG ATTATTGACACATTTGGAGACAGTGTGATGTCTGTTCGCTtaacaaaaattgaaattattggGGGAAATGTTGATGGAACTGTCCGAACATTTGACATTCGTATTGGCAG TCATACAAATTGGATTGCTGCCTCGCCAACACGGATGCTCATGTAG